In Salvelinus namaycush isolate Seneca unplaced genomic scaffold, SaNama_1.0 Scaffold492, whole genome shotgun sequence, one genomic interval encodes:
- the LOC120041634 gene encoding TSC22 domain family protein 3-like produces the protein MFGSGEAVHLPGDDSGSSSSMIAIDNKIEQAMDLVKTHLMLAVREEVELLWEQIKELSERNAQLERENYILRTLRD, from the exons ATGTTCGGCTCCGGGGAGGCTGTCCATCTGCCGGGGGACGACAG TGGGTCGAGCAGCAGCATGATCGCAATCGACAACAAGATAGAGCAAGCCATG GACCTTGTAAAGACCCACCTGATGCTGGCGGTCAGAGAGGAGGTGGAGTTGCTATGGGAACAGATTAAAGAACTATCAGAAAGGAACgcccagctggagagagagaactaTATCCTGAGAACTCTGAGAGACTGA